The following are from one region of the Halomonas qaidamensis genome:
- the radA gene encoding DNA repair protein RadA, giving the protein MAKAKSAFVCTECGAEYRKWQGQCSSCQEWNTLSEIRLASARPGNGAATGRTGYAGDLSREVVDLGNVDLSEVPRLTSTFAEFDRVLGGGLVPGSAVLLGGNPGAGKSTLLLQTACKLAQQRRILYVTGEESLSQVAMRAHRLQLPTNGLKMLAETSVETILAVAEREKPEILVIDSIQTMHLEDISSAPGGVAQVRESAAALTRFAKQTNTVLLLVGHVTKDGTLAGPKVLEHMIDASLLLEGGADSRFRTLRGQKNRFGAVNELGVFAMLEQGLKEVKNPSAIFLSRQEEQAPGSLVMVVWEGTRPILVEVQALVDESALGNPRRVAVGVDQNRLAMLLAVLNRHGGLFTGDQDVFLNVVGGVKVLETSADLAVLLAVVSSLQNRALPKELVVFGEVGLSGEIRPVPSGQERIAEAAKHGFLRAIVPRGNAPKQAPKGMEVIPVDKLSDALDAL; this is encoded by the coding sequence GTGGCGAAAGCAAAAAGTGCCTTTGTATGTACCGAATGTGGTGCAGAGTATCGAAAGTGGCAAGGCCAGTGCTCCAGCTGTCAGGAATGGAACACGCTGAGCGAGATTCGTTTGGCCAGTGCGCGTCCTGGCAATGGAGCTGCAACGGGAAGAACAGGGTATGCAGGGGACTTATCACGTGAAGTGGTAGATCTTGGTAATGTGGATCTAAGTGAGGTCCCCCGCCTGACGTCGACTTTTGCTGAGTTTGATCGTGTGTTAGGCGGCGGCCTAGTACCAGGGTCTGCCGTATTGCTAGGGGGGAATCCAGGTGCTGGTAAGTCCACTTTACTGTTACAAACCGCCTGCAAGCTTGCCCAACAGCGGCGTATTCTCTATGTCACCGGGGAGGAGTCGCTTTCTCAAGTGGCAATGCGTGCCCACCGCTTACAGCTGCCTACTAATGGGTTAAAGATGTTAGCGGAAACCAGTGTTGAAACAATTCTAGCGGTGGCCGAACGAGAAAAACCCGAAATTCTAGTGATCGATTCTATACAGACCATGCATCTTGAAGATATTAGCTCAGCGCCGGGCGGCGTTGCCCAAGTGCGTGAGTCTGCAGCAGCGCTGACACGCTTTGCTAAGCAAACGAACACAGTATTGTTGCTGGTAGGCCACGTGACGAAAGATGGCACGCTGGCTGGCCCTAAAGTATTGGAGCATATGATTGATGCCTCATTGCTGTTAGAAGGTGGGGCTGACTCGCGCTTTAGAACATTACGTGGTCAAAAAAACCGCTTCGGTGCGGTGAATGAGTTGGGTGTGTTTGCAATGCTCGAGCAGGGTTTAAAAGAAGTTAAAAACCCCAGCGCGATTTTCCTATCACGCCAAGAAGAACAGGCGCCTGGCAGTTTGGTTATGGTGGTGTGGGAAGGAACCCGACCAATTTTGGTAGAAGTGCAGGCGTTAGTCGATGAGTCTGCACTGGGTAACCCTCGCCGTGTGGCCGTTGGCGTTGATCAAAACCGACTGGCTATGCTGCTAGCCGTGTTAAATCGCCATGGTGGTCTGTTTACTGGTGATCAAGATGTTTTCCTAAACGTGGTTGGGGGTGTGAAAGTGCTTGAAACCAGTGCCGACCTGGCGGTACTGCTGGCGGTGGTTTCTAGTTTACAGAATCGCGCACTACCAAAAGAGTTAGTGGTATTTGGCGAGGTGGGGCTATCAGGAGAGATACGACCAGTGCCAAGTGGACAAGAGCGCATTGCTGAAGCGGCTAAACACGGTTTTTTACGGGCAATTGTGCCGCGTGGAAATGCGCCTAAACAGGCGCCAAAAGGCATGGAGGTCATTCCCGTCGATAAACTGAGTGATGCCCTGGACGCGCTGTAG
- a CDS encoding acetolactate synthase 3 large subunit: MELLSGADMIARFLQDEGVEYIYGYPGGAALHIYDALFRQDKVKHILVRHEQAATHAADGYARASGKPGCVLVTSGPGATNAVTGIATAYMDSIPMVVLCGQVMSHLIGDDAFQETDIIGVTRPIVKHSFSIRHPSEIPEVLKKAFYLAATGRPGPVVVDIPKDMTAPTERYEYIYPKKVKMRSYNPVTRGHTGQIKKAVEMMLKAKRPVFYTGGGVVTGKASEGLTDLVKQLGFPITTTLMGIGSYPQSDRQCLGWLGMHGSYESNMAMHHADLIIAIGARFDDRVTNNTSKFCPTAKIIHVDVDPSSVSKTVRADVPIVGPAASVINEMISLVQGQTISQPEALTEWWQKIDGWRAEREGKLYEPSKPGEVLKPQEVVEALCRVTRGEAYVTTDVGQHQMFAAQYYKFDKPNRLITSGGLGTMGFGFPAAMGIKQNFPDDDVVCVTGEGSFQMMMQELSTCKQYGVGVKIVNLNNASLGMVRQWQDLNYKSRHAHSYMESLPDFHMLIEAYGFTAITVNTLDELEPALERAFANKHELVFLDVKVDPFEHVYPMQVPLGSMRDMLLSKTERT, encoded by the coding sequence GTGGAACTGCTTTCCGGCGCAGATATGATCGCCCGCTTCTTGCAAGATGAGGGCGTTGAATACATTTATGGTTATCCCGGTGGTGCAGCACTGCATATTTATGATGCGCTGTTCCGTCAGGACAAAGTGAAGCACATTCTAGTGCGTCATGAACAGGCGGCGACTCACGCTGCAGATGGCTATGCCCGTGCTTCAGGTAAACCAGGGTGTGTGCTTGTTACATCAGGTCCCGGTGCTACCAACGCGGTTACCGGCATTGCAACGGCCTATATGGATTCCATTCCTATGGTTGTGCTGTGTGGGCAGGTAATGAGCCACCTGATCGGTGACGACGCCTTCCAGGAAACCGATATTATCGGTGTGACTCGCCCTATCGTGAAGCACAGCTTCTCAATTCGGCATCCGTCTGAGATTCCAGAAGTGCTGAAAAAAGCCTTCTATCTTGCGGCAACTGGTCGCCCAGGCCCGGTTGTGGTCGATATCCCTAAAGATATGACCGCGCCGACCGAGCGTTATGAGTACATCTATCCGAAAAAGGTCAAGATGCGCTCTTATAACCCGGTAACTCGGGGGCATACCGGTCAAATTAAAAAAGCCGTTGAGATGATGCTGAAAGCCAAGCGCCCGGTGTTCTATACCGGCGGTGGCGTGGTAACTGGCAAGGCAAGCGAAGGTTTGACCGATTTGGTCAAACAGCTCGGCTTCCCCATTACCACAACGTTGATGGGCATTGGTTCTTATCCGCAAAGTGACCGGCAGTGTCTGGGCTGGTTGGGTATGCACGGCTCGTACGAGTCCAATATGGCCATGCATCATGCGGATTTGATCATCGCGATTGGCGCGCGTTTTGATGACCGAGTGACTAATAACACGTCGAAGTTTTGCCCTACGGCAAAAATTATTCACGTGGATGTGGATCCAAGCTCGGTGTCTAAAACCGTGCGTGCCGATGTGCCTATTGTGGGGCCTGCGGCTAGCGTCATTAATGAAATGATCAGCTTGGTTCAAGGCCAGACAATTTCGCAGCCTGAAGCGCTGACCGAATGGTGGCAGAAAATTGACGGCTGGCGTGCCGAGCGTGAAGGCAAGCTATACGAGCCCTCTAAACCAGGCGAAGTGCTGAAGCCTCAGGAAGTTGTTGAGGCGCTGTGTCGTGTTACGCGTGGTGAAGCCTATGTAACAACGGATGTTGGCCAGCACCAGATGTTTGCTGCTCAGTATTACAAGTTCGACAAGCCTAATCGACTGATCACCTCGGGTGGTCTAGGCACAATGGGCTTTGGCTTCCCGGCCGCGATGGGCATCAAGCAAAACTTCCCGGACGACGACGTGGTATGCGTTACCGGAGAGGGCAGCTTCCAGATGATGATGCAGGAGCTTTCTACCTGTAAGCAGTACGGGGTGGGCGTCAAAATTGTAAACCTCAACAATGCATCGCTTGGCATGGTGCGCCAATGGCAGGATTTGAACTACAAATCCCGTCATGCTCACTCTTATATGGAGTCGCTGCCGGACTTCCATATGCTCATTGAGGCTTACGGATTTACCGCGATCACCGTGAACACCCTTGATGAATTGGAGCCGGCGCTAGAGCGCGCCTTTGCTAACAAGCATGAACTGGTGTTCCTGGATGTGAAGGTCGATCCTTTTGAGCACGTCTATCCGATGCAGGTGCCATTAGGTTCCATGCGTGACATGCTGCTGTCTAAAACGGAGCGTACCTGA
- the ilvC gene encoding ketol-acid reductoisomerase has translation MHVYYDKDCDLSLIQAKKVTIVGYGSQGHAHANNLKESGVDVTVALRKGSSSAAKAEAAGLKVASVPEACKTADVVMILAPDENQKAIYEQEVEPNLKEGATLAFAHGFNIHYNQIEPRKDLDVIMIAPKAPGHTVRSEFVKGGGIPDLIAIHQDASGNAKELALSYAAGVGGGRSGIIETTFKDETETDLFGEQAVLCGGAVELVKAGFETLTEAGYAPEMAYFECLHELKLIVDLMYEGGIANMNYSISNNAEYGEYVTGPEVINDESRAAMRNALKRIQTGEYAKMFIQEGNTNYPSMTARRRLNAEHEIEQVGAKLRGMMPWIAANQLVDKSKN, from the coding sequence ATGCACGTTTATTACGATAAAGATTGTGATCTGTCCCTCATTCAAGCCAAGAAAGTCACGATTGTTGGTTATGGCTCGCAAGGTCATGCCCATGCCAATAACTTGAAAGAGTCGGGCGTCGACGTCACTGTTGCGCTGCGCAAGGGTTCCTCTTCTGCAGCTAAAGCAGAAGCCGCAGGTCTGAAAGTGGCAAGCGTACCGGAAGCGTGTAAAACCGCAGACGTTGTCATGATTCTAGCGCCGGATGAAAACCAAAAAGCGATCTACGAGCAGGAAGTAGAGCCGAACTTGAAAGAAGGTGCGACCTTAGCCTTCGCCCACGGCTTTAATATCCACTACAACCAAATCGAGCCGCGTAAAGATCTTGATGTCATCATGATTGCGCCGAAAGCACCGGGCCACACGGTACGCTCCGAGTTCGTTAAAGGTGGCGGTATTCCTGATCTGATCGCTATCCACCAAGATGCGTCTGGTAATGCCAAAGAATTAGCGCTTTCCTACGCGGCAGGCGTCGGTGGTGGCCGTAGTGGCATTATCGAAACTACCTTTAAAGATGAGACCGAAACGGACCTGTTTGGCGAGCAAGCAGTTTTGTGTGGTGGCGCGGTTGAGCTGGTTAAAGCTGGCTTTGAAACGCTGACTGAAGCAGGCTACGCGCCGGAGATGGCTTACTTCGAGTGTCTGCATGAACTTAAGCTGATTGTTGACCTGATGTACGAAGGCGGCATCGCCAACATGAACTACTCTATCTCCAACAATGCGGAGTACGGTGAGTATGTGACTGGCCCTGAAGTGATTAACGATGAGTCTCGTGCAGCAATGCGCAACGCACTCAAGCGCATCCAAACGGGTGAGTATGCCAAAATGTTCATTCAGGAAGGCAATACTAACTACCCGTCTATGACAGCTCGTCGTCGCTTGAATGCTGAGCACGAAATTGAGCAAGTTGGCGCTAAGCTACGCGGCATGATGCCGTGGATCGCTGCCAACCAGTTGGTTGATAAGTCGAAAAACTAA
- the ilvN gene encoding acetolactate synthase small subunit, whose translation MRHIISILMENEPGALSRVVGLFSQRNFNIETLNVAPTEDPSLSRLTVTTVGDDRVIEQITKHLNKLIDVVKLVDLTEGNHIERELMLVKVKALGAARDEVKRTVDIFRAQIVDVTPSLYTVQITGDASKLDAFLQAMAPVGILEVARTGVSGIARGDKVLSL comes from the coding sequence ATGCGTCATATCATCTCGATTCTGATGGAAAACGAACCGGGTGCGCTGTCACGTGTAGTCGGGCTGTTCTCCCAGCGTAACTTCAACATTGAAACGCTGAACGTTGCGCCGACTGAGGATCCGTCGCTTTCACGTCTGACGGTGACTACCGTGGGTGATGACCGGGTCATTGAGCAAATCACCAAGCATCTTAATAAACTGATTGATGTGGTGAAGCTAGTCGATCTGACGGAAGGTAACCACATTGAGCGTGAATTGATGCTGGTGAAAGTAAAAGCGCTAGGCGCAGCCCGCGATGAAGTGAAGCGTACGGTAGATATTTTCCGGGCGCAGATTGTCGACGTAACGCCAAGCCTTTATACCGTTCAGATTACCGGTGACGCCTCTAAGCTGGATGCCTTTCTGCAGGCCATGGCGCCGGTAGGCATTCTCGAAGTGGCGCGTACCGGGGTATCTGGTATTGCTCGCGGCGATAAAGTGCTATCACTGTAA
- the hisC gene encoding histidinol-phosphate transaminase: MSQYWSPAVRGLTPYVPGEQPREQVTKLNTNENPYPPAPGVSEALRNYATDHLRLYPDPTSHALRTTLAESYNVSVAETFVGNGSDEVLAFAFQAFFCHDAPLDVPSITYSFYPVYANLYGITLRKHPLNDQWEVDVDALANASERSGVIFANPNAPTGHAHSLDTIESLLKRVTNRVVLIDEAYVDFGAESAVSLIKRYPNLLVTGTFSKSRSLAGLRLGYAIGSPELIDGLQRVKDSFNSYPVDSLASLVGIEALKDKDHFDACRNNVIATRERTRQRLEQLGFEVLPSKANFVLTQHPDFEGAQLFAGLRERGILVRHFNTDMLNNFLRITIGTDDEMDSLIEALEAICR, from the coding sequence ATGAGCCAATACTGGAGTCCAGCCGTTAGGGGACTTACCCCCTATGTGCCTGGTGAACAGCCCCGTGAACAGGTTACTAAACTCAACACCAATGAAAACCCTTACCCCCCAGCGCCAGGGGTAAGCGAGGCGCTACGCAATTATGCTACCGATCATTTGCGCCTCTATCCTGACCCAACTTCACACGCACTGCGTACAACGTTAGCAGAAAGCTATAATGTTAGCGTAGCAGAAACCTTCGTCGGTAATGGGTCTGATGAAGTACTCGCGTTTGCGTTTCAGGCTTTCTTCTGCCATGACGCACCGCTTGATGTTCCCTCAATTACCTATAGCTTTTATCCTGTTTATGCCAACCTTTATGGCATCACTCTTCGCAAGCATCCACTGAATGACCAGTGGGAAGTCGATGTTGATGCTCTAGCGAATGCCTCAGAGCGCAGTGGTGTTATTTTTGCTAACCCAAATGCGCCAACTGGCCATGCGCACTCACTCGATACCATTGAGTCGCTGCTTAAACGCGTGACGAACCGGGTTGTATTAATTGATGAGGCTTATGTTGATTTCGGCGCAGAAAGCGCTGTCTCCTTAATTAAGCGTTACCCTAACTTGCTAGTCACTGGGACGTTTTCTAAATCGCGCAGCTTAGCTGGTTTACGCTTAGGCTACGCGATTGGTTCACCGGAGCTTATTGATGGCCTTCAGCGGGTTAAAGACTCATTTAATTCCTATCCCGTCGATAGCTTGGCAAGTTTGGTAGGAATTGAAGCACTAAAAGATAAAGACCACTTTGATGCCTGCCGGAATAACGTCATCGCAACGCGCGAGCGCACACGTCAGCGACTTGAACAACTAGGCTTTGAGGTTTTACCTTCAAAAGCTAACTTCGTGCTTACTCAACATCCTGATTTTGAAGGCGCTCAGCTGTTTGCAGGCCTTCGCGAGCGGGGAATTTTGGTACGTCATTTTAATACTGACATGCTCAACAACTTCTTGCGCATCACCATCGGCACAGATGATGAAATGGATAGCTTAATAGAGGCGCTGGAAGCGATCTGCCGCTAA
- the mnmH gene encoding tRNA 2-selenouridine(34) synthase MnmH — translation MTLATVPASLNLIAKETPLIDVRAPVEFIQGGLPGAVNLPLMVDDERHHVGIAYKQQGQQAAIGLGERLVSGKTKQARVAAWQAYVVSHPEAIIYCFRGGLRSQIAQQWLAESGISRPRIDGGWKALRQRLCQRIDEASNQPMLVVAGLTGCAKTMLINQFSNGIDLEAFANHKGSAFGRQPEEPTTQINFEHALAKRLIGLSGKLVIEDESRQIGNANIPLPFWQAMQRAPRIRIEMPLDWRLEQLRRDYIEALERNYIARYGQQEGWQRMQRQLANALERLAKRLGNARLQRLQRLQAMAFDAHARGNIQAHEAWLAPLLTEYYDPLYRYHLEKNRDSHPMQLHVGDWESCLEAAKQWST, via the coding sequence ATGACCTTAGCCACTGTACCGGCCTCGTTAAACTTAATCGCGAAAGAAACGCCGCTAATCGATGTGCGTGCTCCAGTTGAGTTTATTCAAGGGGGGTTGCCTGGCGCGGTTAACTTACCGCTAATGGTGGATGATGAGCGTCATCACGTTGGCATTGCTTATAAACAACAGGGGCAGCAGGCGGCAATTGGCCTAGGTGAGCGTTTAGTTAGCGGTAAGACTAAGCAAGCACGTGTTGCTGCGTGGCAGGCGTACGTAGTGAGCCACCCAGAGGCTATTATCTACTGTTTTCGCGGAGGACTACGTTCGCAAATTGCACAGCAGTGGCTAGCCGAGTCAGGTATAAGCAGGCCACGTATTGACGGTGGTTGGAAAGCGTTGCGTCAACGGCTATGTCAGCGCATTGATGAAGCATCCAACCAACCGATGTTAGTGGTGGCGGGGCTGACCGGCTGCGCAAAAACGATGCTTATTAATCAATTTAGTAACGGCATTGATTTGGAAGCTTTTGCCAATCATAAAGGATCGGCTTTTGGCCGACAGCCAGAAGAGCCGACGACCCAAATTAATTTTGAGCATGCTTTGGCTAAGCGTTTAATTGGTCTGTCAGGAAAATTGGTGATAGAGGATGAGTCGCGACAAATCGGCAATGCCAATATCCCGCTTCCCTTCTGGCAAGCTATGCAACGTGCACCGCGCATACGTATTGAGATGCCCCTAGATTGGCGCTTAGAGCAGTTGCGACGCGACTATATCGAAGCACTTGAACGGAATTATATCGCCCGTTACGGCCAGCAAGAGGGCTGGCAGCGTATGCAGCGCCAGCTGGCTAATGCCTTAGAGCGTTTGGCTAAGCGGCTAGGAAATGCTCGTTTGCAGCGTCTACAGCGGTTGCAGGCCATGGCCTTTGATGCCCATGCGCGAGGCAATATCCAAGCCCATGAGGCATGGCTTGCGCCACTACTAACAGAATATTACGACCCACTTTATCGCTATCATCTTGAAAAAAATCGAGATAGTCACCCTATGCAGTTGCACGTTGGCGATTGGGAAAGTTGTTTAGAAGCCGCTAAGCAATGGAGCACCTAG
- the pssA gene encoding CDP-diacylglycerol--serine O-phosphatidyltransferase, with amino-acid sequence MTQDARDQERKQSPQSVPQEGQKTEGSSAGGQDDASHEKVNNGYTSHDDVSNEDLASVFLRETEVVEEAVEDGKKIRRKGIYLLPNLFTTSALFSGFFAVVAGINGEFTSAAVAIFIAMVLDGLDGRVARMTNTQSEFGAEYDSLADMISFGMAPALVAFTWILQDIGKTGWVVAFLYVACAALRLARFNVQIGSVDKKWFIGLPSPSAAALVAASVWTFHSFDADAVGFKLLMLFVVGAAGVLMVSNIRYYSFKDLDFKKPVPFVVLLAVVLGFVMISVEPSVMLLLLFGAYVCSGPVLAVMRKAKPKS; translated from the coding sequence ATGACCCAGGATGCTCGCGATCAAGAGCGTAAACAGTCCCCGCAGTCAGTGCCTCAAGAAGGCCAGAAAACGGAAGGCAGTAGTGCTGGAGGTCAAGACGACGCTAGTCACGAAAAGGTAAATAATGGCTACACCAGTCATGACGACGTAAGTAATGAAGATCTAGCTAGCGTTTTTCTGCGTGAAACTGAAGTCGTTGAAGAAGCGGTCGAGGACGGTAAGAAAATTCGCCGAAAAGGCATTTACTTATTACCTAACTTGTTTACTACATCTGCGTTGTTTTCAGGGTTCTTTGCGGTAGTGGCTGGCATTAACGGAGAATTCACTTCGGCGGCAGTGGCAATTTTTATCGCCATGGTGCTTGACGGGCTTGATGGCCGTGTTGCCCGTATGACCAATACCCAAAGCGAGTTTGGCGCAGAGTACGATAGCCTTGCCGATATGATCTCGTTCGGTATGGCACCTGCATTGGTGGCCTTCACCTGGATTTTACAAGACATCGGTAAAACTGGTTGGGTCGTGGCGTTTCTTTACGTGGCTTGTGCCGCACTGCGATTGGCACGCTTTAATGTACAGATTGGTAGTGTTGATAAAAAGTGGTTTATCGGTTTGCCAAGTCCATCCGCTGCAGCTTTAGTGGCCGCTAGTGTGTGGACCTTCCATAGCTTTGATGCAGATGCGGTAGGTTTTAAACTGCTTATGTTGTTTGTAGTAGGGGCAGCGGGTGTGCTGATGGTTAGCAATATTCGTTATTACAGCTTCAAAGACCTCGATTTCAAAAAGCCTGTCCCGTTTGTTGTGCTTCTAGCGGTGGTACTAGGGTTCGTAATGATCTCTGTTGAGCCTTCTGTGATGCTGTTGCTGCTTTTTGGTGCTTACGTGTGCTCAGGCCCCGTATTGGCTGTTATGCGCAAAGCTAAACCTAAAAGTTAA
- the selD gene encoding selenide, water dikinase SelD: MSSIRLTQYSHGAGCGCKIAPDVLDGILAKAGPAAGHKRLIVGNQGREDAAVYDLGDGRGMIATTDFFMPIVDDPFDFGRIAATNAISDVYAMGGTPVMALGILGWPLDKLSAEIAGDVVAGAQAVCRELGVALAGGHSIDAPEPMFGLAVNGLVDLAHLKLNSQAKPDDLLFLTKPLGVGLLTTAEKRGLLEAGHHGLARETMLKSNHIGVELAKVKGVNAMTDVTGFGLAGHLAEMCSASGVMAQIDFRRLPRLAEAEAYRRQGAVPGGSQRNRDALGKALPVMDDAHWQWLCDPQTSGGLLVSVDPAWEDDVERIGREHGITLVPFGTMKISQGDVLIEVIG; the protein is encoded by the coding sequence ATGAGCTCGATTCGGTTAACTCAATATAGTCACGGAGCGGGTTGTGGCTGCAAAATTGCCCCAGACGTGCTGGATGGAATTCTTGCTAAAGCGGGCCCTGCGGCGGGCCATAAGCGGCTCATTGTTGGCAATCAAGGGCGCGAAGACGCAGCGGTATATGATTTGGGTGATGGTCGCGGCATGATTGCGACCACCGATTTCTTCATGCCGATTGTCGATGATCCCTTTGATTTTGGTCGTATTGCTGCCACTAACGCGATTAGCGATGTATATGCTATGGGTGGCACGCCTGTCATGGCATTAGGGATTTTAGGTTGGCCGCTAGATAAACTCAGTGCTGAAATAGCGGGCGATGTTGTTGCCGGTGCCCAGGCTGTCTGTCGTGAACTAGGTGTGGCGTTAGCGGGAGGACACTCAATCGACGCCCCTGAGCCGATGTTTGGTTTAGCGGTTAATGGTTTGGTCGATTTAGCGCATTTAAAGCTCAACAGCCAAGCAAAGCCTGATGACCTATTATTTCTAACCAAGCCACTTGGCGTGGGGCTATTAACTACGGCCGAAAAACGTGGTTTGTTGGAAGCTGGGCACCACGGCCTTGCCCGCGAAACGATGCTCAAGTCCAACCATATTGGTGTTGAGTTAGCTAAGGTGAAAGGCGTTAACGCCATGACGGATGTCACAGGGTTTGGCCTTGCTGGACACTTAGCTGAAATGTGCAGCGCAAGCGGTGTGATGGCGCAGATCGATTTTCGCCGCTTACCCCGTTTAGCAGAAGCCGAAGCTTACCGTCGACAGGGGGCTGTTCCAGGAGGTTCTCAGCGTAACCGCGATGCGTTGGGTAAAGCGCTACCTGTGATGGACGATGCTCATTGGCAATGGCTGTGCGACCCTCAGACGTCAGGTGGTTTGTTGGTGAGTGTTGATCCTGCTTGGGAAGATGATGTTGAGCGCATTGGTCGAGAGCATGGCATTACGTTGGTACCGTTTGGCACTATGAAAATTTCTCAGGGCGACGTTTTGATAGAGGTTATTGGATGA
- the ilvY gene encoding HTH-type transcriptional activator IlvY: MDFRLLKHVITLAETLHFGRASELCHISPSTLSRSIQQVEAELGTRLFERDNRHVTLTPQGLAFQHYAKETLEQWEMQKRTLAATAAQLRGEISIYCSVTASYSFLYELLSDVRTRHPGIELKLHTGDPADAMSRVLEGADDMAITPRPRIPPSALAFKSLTRSPLLFIAPREAHDWLPNQPESSTAEQWRDVPMILSEAGLSREYANTWFKAMGITPRIYAQVAGHEAIVSMVGLGFGVGVVPKIVLDNSPLAERVQVLNVKPELPHYDVGVCVLNRRLKNPMIDAFWATVTPR; encoded by the coding sequence ATGGATTTTCGCTTACTAAAGCATGTGATAACACTAGCCGAGACACTGCACTTTGGCCGTGCTAGCGAGCTTTGTCATATCAGCCCATCCACCTTGAGCCGCTCAATTCAACAGGTTGAAGCCGAGCTAGGCACACGCCTGTTTGAGCGCGATAATCGCCATGTCACACTCACCCCCCAAGGCCTAGCGTTTCAGCACTATGCAAAAGAGACCTTAGAACAGTGGGAAATGCAGAAGCGGACACTGGCCGCCACGGCGGCACAACTACGCGGAGAAATAAGCATTTACTGCTCAGTAACTGCGAGCTATAGCTTTCTCTATGAGCTATTAAGCGATGTACGCACCCGCCACCCAGGCATCGAGCTAAAGCTGCATACCGGTGACCCCGCTGACGCCATGTCGCGGGTACTGGAAGGCGCCGACGACATGGCCATTACCCCCCGCCCGCGGATTCCACCCAGCGCCTTGGCCTTCAAATCACTTACTCGCTCGCCGCTACTGTTTATTGCACCTAGAGAAGCCCACGACTGGCTGCCAAACCAGCCAGAGAGCTCAACAGCTGAGCAATGGCGTGACGTACCGATGATTCTTTCAGAGGCAGGGCTTTCAAGGGAATATGCCAATACGTGGTTTAAAGCGATGGGTATAACGCCGCGTATTTATGCCCAAGTGGCCGGACACGAAGCCATTGTTAGCATGGTAGGGCTGGGGTTTGGCGTGGGCGTGGTACCAAAAATCGTGCTAGATAACAGCCCGCTGGCCGAACGCGTGCAGGTGCTCAACGTGAAACCGGAGCTACCCCACTACGATGTTGGAGTTTGCGTGCTTAATCGACGACTCAAAAACCCGATGATTGATGCCTTCTGGGCGACCGTGACGCCACGCTAA
- a CDS encoding copper resistance protein NlpE N-terminal domain-containing protein, giving the protein MQFRSLLAGSAMLALLAGCASGPTDQGEDAGMTASQTNYQGTLPCRNCDGIDLNVTMMGEEMSAPEERTFTLNATYRNHPQTPPDENYEGNWEVLSGTPSDPDATVYELTPNGDGQIYYFQRINERTLELIDPERRRFENGEMLQLQRQ; this is encoded by the coding sequence ATGCAATTTAGGAGTTTGCTAGCCGGCTCGGCTATGTTGGCACTGCTGGCGGGCTGTGCATCTGGCCCAACGGACCAGGGTGAAGACGCTGGGATGACTGCTTCTCAGACTAATTACCAAGGTACGCTGCCTTGCCGCAACTGTGATGGTATCGATCTGAATGTAACGATGATGGGCGAAGAAATGAGTGCTCCTGAAGAAAGGACGTTCACCTTAAACGCCACTTACCGTAATCATCCTCAAACACCGCCAGACGAAAACTATGAGGGGAACTGGGAAGTATTGTCAGGCACCCCCTCTGATCCAGATGCTACCGTCTATGAGTTAACCCCGAATGGCGATGGTCAGATCTACTACTTCCAGCGTATTAATGAGCGCACGCTAGAGCTGATCGACCCAGAGCGTCGTCGTTTCGAAAATGGTGAGATGCTGCAGTTACAGCGTCAATAA